The Aminipila terrae nucleotide sequence TCGGCTAACCCTATGGCATAATTAATCAGTTCATGACAGCCTTCACCTTTAAGTGCAGATACTTCCATAACGGGACATCCCAGCTTATTAGACAGTCTACCTATGTCAATTTTGTCTCCGTTTTTTCTCACCAGGTCCATCATATTTATACCTAATACTACAGGAATTCCCAGTTCAAGTAGCTGTGTAGTCAGATACAGATTTCTTTCCAGATTGGTTCCGTCTACCAAATTAACAATTACATCTGGAGATTCTTTCATCAGATAATTTCTGGTTACCACTTCTTCCAGAGTGTATGGAGAGAGAGAGTATACCCCCGGAAGATCCGTTATGGTAACCGCCTTATTTCCTCTGAATTTTCCTTCTTTTTTCTCTACTGTAACTCCCGGCCAGTTTCCTACATACTGACTGGAACCAGTTAAATCATTAAAAATCGTTGTCTTGCCACAATTGGGATTCCCCGCAAGGGCTATTGTAATATTTTTCATTAAATTTCCTCCCATTTCAACTATTCTTCAAGCGCTTTTACGTTATGCAATGATAATATTTTCAGCTTCGCTTTTTCTAATTGAAAGCTCATATCCTCTTACCGTTATTTCAATGGGATCTCCTAAAGGTGCAACTTTTCTTACATAGATTTCCGTACCCTTAGTAATTCCCATGTCCATAATCCTTCTTTTCAGTGCCCCTTCTCCCTGCAATTTTTGTACAGTGACAGTTTCTCCGCACTTTACTTCTTTTAAATTCTTCATAGTTCCTCCAAGCTCTATTGCTGACATTCCCAGTGTGCTCCACCTTACAGATTTAATTTATATAAATTCTGGATGCCATGGCCTTGCTTATTGCTACTCTTGCATCCTTAACATTTACAATAACATTTCCTCCCAGTTCGGAAATAATCATTACTTTTGTTCCCTCAACAAACCCCAGTGTCTCCAGAAAACGTTTTGTATCATCTTTGCCTTTGATGTCAGAAACTGTTACCTGAGTTCCTGGTCTACTCATTGTTAATGGCATATAATTACCTCCTTCGTTAGACTATGCTAACCCTCTCTCTAAAAAGTAAGCTTGCGCTAACCGTAAGCCTTTAAAATTGGTTAGCTTTTGCTAACCTCTTTATCATTTATGAGTTTACCATGGCTAACTCATGTTGTCAATACTTTTTTCATATTTTATGCTTAAAAATGTGATGTTGTTCCTGTTGAATATTTCACATCAATCTATTGTTTCTTTTTTTTCTATATATGTTATAATAAGGAAATACCTATTACCATTTTACTCTGATTTAAAGAAACGAGGTCTCAATGCTCATATATATCGCAAGACAACCAATTTTCAACAAAGCAAAAGATGTTGTTGCTTATGAATTATTATACAGAGATCCGAAAACACAGACAGCAAGTATAAAAAATCCTGATGCTGCAACAAATTCAGTTCTCATGGGAAGCACTCTGATAGCATCCTTTGAGCGTCTTTTAGATGGGAAACGGGCTTTTATTAATTTTACTACAAACTTAATTAAAGATGGTACCCCATTGATTTTCTCAAGCAATTATATGATAATAGAAATCCTGGAGGATGTTGTTCCAGATATTTTTCTTATGCAAAGGCTTCATGAGCTGAAGAACAAAGGATATACACTGGCTTTGGATGATTTTACCCTTCATTATCCCCATACTGAAATTATTGATCTTGTAGATATCATTAAGGTAGACTTTACCCTGACAACCCCTGATGATCAGAAGATGATAATAAAAAAATTTAAAAGGCCTGGCCTTAAATTTTTAGCAGAGAAAGTGGAAACTTTTGAAGACTTTAATCATGCCAAATCCTTGGGTTATGATTACTTTCAGGGATACTTCTTTTCTAAGCCTGCTGTTTTTAGCTATAAAGATATTAATAGTATTGATACCACTCATGTTGAAATTTTAAAAGGATTAAACAGTGAAACTCCTAACTACACTTATCTTGCTTCCTTATTTGAAAAAGATATATCTCTGACTTATAAACTGTTCCGATATGCCAATTCTCCTGTCTATGGAAGCATAGAACAAGTCAGCACTATCAGAAAGGCTCTAGTCCGTTTAGGTTTTTCTAATATACGTAACTGGATGTATTTGCTCATCCTTCGCTGCATGTCTATTGGTCAGAGTGATGAATCCATATGTGTTTCACTTCGAAGAGCTAAAATGCTTGAACTAATGGCTCCTGATTGTGGTCTGGCACAAAGAGCCCCGGAACTTTTCCTTGTAGGATTATTTTCTATGCTGGATGTACTGGTTGACAAAAGCCTTGATAAGGTTCTGGAAGAACTTCCCTTAAAAGAAGAAACCAAAGAGGCTATTATCTACAAAGAAAATACTTTAGGACTACCATTAAAACTTATCCTGGCTTA carries:
- a CDS encoding FeoA family protein, coding for MKNLKEVKCGETVTVQKLQGEGALKRRIMDMGITKGTEIYVRKVAPLGDPIEITVRGYELSIRKSEAENIIIA
- a CDS encoding FeoA family protein yields the protein MPLTMSRPGTQVTVSDIKGKDDTKRFLETLGFVEGTKVMIISELGGNVIVNVKDARVAISKAMASRIYIN
- a CDS encoding EAL and HDOD domain-containing protein, producing the protein MLIYIARQPIFNKAKDVVAYELLYRDPKTQTASIKNPDAATNSVLMGSTLIASFERLLDGKRAFINFTTNLIKDGTPLIFSSNYMIIEILEDVVPDIFLMQRLHELKNKGYTLALDDFTLHYPHTEIIDLVDIIKVDFTLTTPDDQKMIIKKFKRPGLKFLAEKVETFEDFNHAKSLGYDYFQGYFFSKPAVFSYKDINSIDTTHVEILKGLNSETPNYTYLASLFEKDISLTYKLFRYANSPVYGSIEQVSTIRKALVRLGFSNIRNWMYLLILRCMSIGQSDESICVSLRRAKMLELMAPDCGLAQRAPELFLVGLFSMLDVLVDKSLDKVLEELPLKEETKEAIIYKENTLGLPLKLILAYEKGDWDEVEKLCIQLKLKPMNISPAYIESIKWTSEVVKYSL